In Sesamum indicum cultivar Zhongzhi No. 13 linkage group LG1, S_indicum_v1.0, whole genome shotgun sequence, the sequence gcAGCCGTTTCCTTAATCACCTGAACAAAGGTATCGTCCTTCCATGTGATGAATCCATGGAGTTTTACGCATACCCATCTCATTCTTTTCCCTCTTCATCATCAGCCTCGCCGGAATCTTATTCTTCACTCGGGTCTTTGGTCAATAAGATCAAAGAGTTCGTTCGGCGTGCGGTTTCTGCTGTAATTGGGAATGTTTTCTCTGcgattttcacatttttctttGCCTTGGGTAAGCAGTTTGGTCTCTCATTCTTTTTCTGGCTTGATTTCTTGATGATGATcttgattttagtttttcaaGAAAGTTGCTATTTTGTtttcgatttttttgtttcctttgtttttatgaatttttatgtgtttttgaaatttggggTTTCGTGATTCTGgggttttgttgtgtttaccCACAATCACCGGCCTCATTTTGCCCTGGCAACTGCTTGTGCCTGAAATCTTAATTAGGTTTTGACAATTCATGTGTTCTCTAAATTGGGTTGTCTTTTTTGCCTTATGAGAAGAGAGCAAATGAATGCGCCTGTTGAGTTTTGAAGAACtatgtgtttaattttctagtGGGGGCTCTATCTTCGAGTATTTAGGCAGGTTGTCTCTTTTGTGTTTGTGTGATGTTGGGGTTATGGTTATCTCCTGCAGAAACTTTCATTTGAATGGTTGAATTGTGGGTTAATAGTATTCTACAATATGGATTCTTTATTTCCCAagtaaatattgatgattgtTTCATAGAATCTTGCTTGGTAAAATATATTGGCAAGTGAGATATTTCATTGTCCTGTAGCTTGTTCTTGATTTAAGCTGATGAAGGAGTTGTTCCTTGTCTTTCAGTGGGTACCTTGTTAGGAGCAATGACTGGCGCGCTGATAGGTCAAGAAACGGAGAGTGGGTTTGTTAGAGGGGCTTCAGTAGGGGCTATCTCCGGTGCTGTTTTCTCTATTGAGGTCTTCGAATCGTCTCTGCTTTTATGGCAGTCAGATGAATCGGGGTTAGGGTGTCTCCTCTATCTGGTGAGCAATGAATTTTTCCTTCACGATCATGAGTCATGACTTCTTTGTTAATTGAAAGTTTTAATCCTTTTGGAGCAAGAACGGTTTAgaagtttgaattttgatgtaattgaCTGCATGAAATGTACAGATTGATGTCATAGCGAGCCTTCTAAGCGGTCGACTTGTCCGTGAGCGTATTGGTCCAGCTATGCTTAGTGCAGTGCAAAGCCAGGTAAGATGCCGCTCCTTGCTATTGGACCGAAACTCAGATCAATTTGGTTTACTTACAAACGTTCCTCCTTTAATTCAGATGGGAGCTGTCGAAGCACCATTTGAGGAGGAAGTCCCCAACAT encodes:
- the LOC105162606 gene encoding NEP1-interacting protein-like 1 isoform X2, which codes for MEFYAYPSHSFPSSSSASPESYSSLGSLVNKIKEFVRRAVSAVIGNVFSAIFTFFFALVGTLLGAMTGALIGQETESGFVRGASVGAISGAVFSIEVFESSLLLWQSDESGLGCLLYLIDVIASLLSGRLVRERIGPAMLSAVQSQMGAVEAPFEEEVPNIFDTGGAKGLLVDTVEKIPKFTITRDDSVDTSGDRVSCSVCLQDFQLGETVRRLPHCHHMFHLPCIDTWLVRHGSCPLCRRDL
- the LOC105162606 gene encoding NEP1-interacting protein-like 1 isoform X1, which codes for MEFYAYPSHSFPSSSSASPESYSSLGSLVNKIKEFVRRAVSAVIGNVFSAIFTFFFALVGTLLGAMTGALIGQETESGFVRGASVGAISGAVFSIEVFESSLLLWQSDESGLGCLLYLIDVIASLLSGRLVRERIGPAMLSAVQSQVRCRSLLLDRNSDQFGLLTNVPPLIQMGAVEAPFEEEVPNIFDTGGAKGLLVDTVEKIPKFTITRDDSVDTSGDRVSCSVCLQDFQLGETVRRLPHCHHMFHLPCIDTWLVRHGSCPLCRRDL